In Flavobacteriales bacterium, the genomic stretch GTTTGGATTTATGATTAGTCTAAAATAGGCTAGTAAATCCTTTACCTCTTTACGTTGGTAGAATGATAAGCCTCCGTAGATTTTATAAGGAATATTTCTGCGTCTCAGCGATTCTTCCAAAGACCTAGACTGGGCATTTGTTCTGTAAAGTATAGCAAACTCATTAAAGAAACATTGATTGTTCATCTGTGTTTCAAATATAGATTGCCCTACGATTTGCCCTTCTTCATTATCGCTCATTGTTTTACAAACTTTTATGATATCGCCGACACCATTTTTGCTAAACACGGTTTTCTTAATCTGATTTTTATTGTGTTTAATGACACTATTGGCGGCATTAACAATAGTTTGTGTAGAGCGGTAGTTTTGTTCTAGTTTTACAGTGCGAAAATCAGGGTAGTCATTTTTAAAATTCAAAATATTTTGAATGTTTGCACCTCTAAAAGCATAAATACTCTGTGCATCATCGCCTACCACACAGATGTTTTCATTCATTGCAGCAAGACGTTTTACAATCATGTATTGAACTTGATTGGTATCTTGATACTCGTCAACAAGAATGTATTTGAATTTGTTTTGGTATTTGTTAAGCGTTTCAGGAAAATCTCTTAACAATATATGTGTATTAAATAACAGGTCGTCAAAGTCCATTGAGCCAGAAGTGAAAAGTCTATTCTGATAGGTTCTGTAAACCATAGCCATTTCGTTTAGCTTTCTACTTGCGTCTTCAGCCTGTAATGAAGAGTCGCTCATATAGGCTTTGTAAGAAATGAGGTTGTTTTTAAGTGAGCTGATGCGCCCTAAAATTACATTAGGTTTGTATATGTCTTTGTCTATATTGAGTTCTTTGACAATACTTTTGATGAGATTCTTAGAGTCCGCCGAGTCATATATTGTAAAATTTTGGGGATAATTCAACTTATCAGATTCAAACCTTAAGATTTTAGAAAAAATGGAGTGAAAAGTTCCCATCCACAGATTTTGCGCTTCACTACCAATAAGTTGATTTATCCTCTCTCTCATTTCTTTAGCGGCTTTATTGGTAAACGTAAGAGCAAGAATGTTGAAGGGGTCAATACCCTTGCTAATTAGGTTAGCAATTCTGTAAGTCAGTACTCTAGTCTTGCCAGAACCTGCGCCAGCAATAACCATAAGAGGCCCTTCTGTGTGCTGAACGGCTTGTTTTTGGGATGGGTTTAATTCGTTTAAAAAATCACTCAAAATGAAAAGTATTTGGGTATGAAATTGTCTTCAAAATTAATTCTATTATGTAATTTATTTGTCAATTACTCAAATCATTTTTCAACATATTGTTTAGCGATAAAATTTGATTAATTTAGTGCATTGATTTATGAAAAAAATTCCATTATTATTTTTCACTTTATTAGCAAGTTTTTCATTTGCACAATGTAGTCTAGAAATCGCTGATACTACTCACATCAATTGTAATGGAGATAATACTGGTGCTATAGGTCTGAGTGTTTTGAATGCTGCTCAGCCCTACACTGTTTATTTAAGTAATGGCGCAGTGGCTGTTAACGGTGATAGTTTTTCGGGCTTATTAGCTGGAACTTATCAGCTCATACTTTTAGATGCTAATATGTGTAGCGATACTGTTGAAATAAAGTTGAAAGAACCTTCTTTACTAACTTTAAATTTGAGATGTGAGTCTAATGATTTAATTGCTGAAGTAAATGGAGGAGTAAAGCCTTATATGTACTATTGGAGAGATCTTACAAATGCCATTTTTTCAAACGATTCTTTACTTAGTTTTAATCCTTCTCAATTATATGACTTTGAGGTTATAGACAGTAAAGGTTGTCAATTAAGAGATAGTGTGTCCTTGGTTGTGGATTTTAGTGTTGATAAAGTCATTGGTGATGTGCCCTTGACTATTCAGCTTACAAATAATAGCAGTGAAGGTTTTTATCAATGGACTTTTGACGATGGTGAAAGTGCTAGTGATTATAATCCAATCCATGAGTACGAATCTGTTGGCACATACAACCTAAGTTTACAATTGACTGATGAACATGAGTGTGTCGATGAAAAAACAGTTGTAATTGAGGTGCAAGGTTTTGATTTATCTATCAATGATTGGGAAGAAATGTTCAATGCTTTTAGCCCAAATGGAGATGGTATAAATGACAGTTTTTCTTTTGAAGAAAATAATGCTATTTCTGAATTTAGCGTAAAAATTTTCAACAGATGGGGTTCTTTAGTTTATAGCTGGACTGACCCCAATTTCAAGTGGAATGGTTTAAGCTTTGATGGCGATAATTTAACACAAGGAGTGTATTATTATTACATGAATGCAACAGGTCAAGACGGTCAATTATATGAAAAAAAAGGTTCAATAAGCTTGTTTTTCTAGAGTGTTAACAACTTTGTTGAAGTAGAGTTTAGCTAATTTGTTTTAATAGTACTATTAATGTTATCTTTGGCTGTTTTGTAAGATATAAATGATATTTTTGTAAATTCTTATGTATATGAGTAAATTTACTTTGTTAATAAGCATTAAAAATGAAAAACATTAAAATTTACACGAAAGCTTTATTTTGCTTTCTTTTGTTACTATCCTCATCTAGTAAGGCTCAGCAGGTTTTCATAAGTCAAGATTTTGAAAATCCAGCAACAATGGATTGGACCTTAAATGAAATTGTGCCATTTTTAGGAACCGTTAGTTCTGTTCACAACACATTCATTGTAAATGATGTTTACGAAGGAGGAAATGTGTTTTATGATTTTGCTGTTATTCCAATTCCAAATACAGCAGATCAAGGATATCAACCAAATAGTAATTACTTGCATACAGCAGCTTTTGATGCAATCAATGGAAATGGTGGTCTGCCTGCTGTTTTAAACTCTACCTACATAGATCAAGTCATTAACGACATACCAGAGTTGATTTGTGCTATGACACCTGATTACAGCACCATTGGATTTGAAGGTGTTGATGTGTCTTATTGGTGGTACAGTATTTGGTCCGAAACAGAGTTTGGTACAGAAGTTTACTATTCTCTTGATTTTGGAACAACATGGACGCTCATAGATGGTCCATTATCTGCTGACACTACTTGGCAACAATCTTACATTGATATGGGTAATACCCTTGATAACTTACCAAATGTTCGATTTGCTTTTGTTTTCAGTAATACATTGGATAATCAATTTACAAACAATCTTCTTCCTTTGCAGGGTTTTGGACTAGATGATTTTCGTTTGATTGCAGATTGTGATTTTGAATTACCTGAAGATTATACGGTTTGTTCTGGCGAGTTAACAACCATTCATGCCGATACAACTTGGTATAACTCATTTGCTTGGAGCACAGGTTCTGCATTAGATAGTGTGTCTCTTGTTATCAATCAAGACACTACAATTTCTATTTTAGCTATCAATGAATATTGTACTATTCAAGATGATATTACCATTTTTGTGCAAACAGAAAGAGCAGATCTTGGCCTAATAGTCAATGGGGAAGTTAATGGTGTTGGAATTCCTTGCTACGGTGATTGTAATGGAGAACTTCAACTTGAAGTAATTAACGGTACTCCAGAAAATGATGGGTCATATACTGTTCAGTGGATGGATTCTTTGATGAACCCAATTAATAACAACGTCAATAATAGTGTCCTAAATAATTTCACTTCAACTCTTTCAGATATTTGTGAAGGTAAATATTATGTCTCTGTTTTAGATGCGATTTGTACAATTCCAGAAATAGATTCGATTATAATCATTTCTAACGATTCAATTTCCAATTCATTTACTTCAGACTCTACTTCTTGCTACAACGGTACTGATGGAACGGCGATGGCACACCCTTCAGGTGGTATAGCCCCATACACATACAATTGGGGTGCATTCGGCACACAACAATCTATTGATGATTTGCCAATTGGTACATACACTGTAGTCGTTACAGATAGTGTAGGTTGTTCTAAAGATTTTAGTGTAAAAATAAGTCAACCCAACCAACTAATTGTAGATGCTTTTATCTCTGATCAAATTAGTTGTTATGGTCTTTCAGATGGTGAGCTTTCAGCTAATGTTTACGGAGGTACTGGTGATTATTCATTTGTTTGGAGTCACCCTAATTATCCTTGGGTTGACGATGCGCCATATCATCTTCAAACACTTTCAAACCTTCCTTATAGCGTTGGAGCTGATGACATAGCTCTAAACCCAAATTATCAGTCTTACTCAGACCCATATAAAATCACTGTCACAGATGATAATGGATGTCAATCTGAGTCTGAAATTTATTTGATAGAACCATCAAAATTAGAATTGTTCTTGACTCAACCGACAAAACCTGCTTATTGTAACAATAACTTGCTGGGTTATAATACAGGATGGGCTCAAGTTTCAGCTTCTGGTGGTACTCCTAATGCTAATGACAATTATAATTTCGTATGGTCAGTGTTGGGTCAAACAGATGAAGATGTATTATATAGTTCTATAGAGAATATGAATTCTGGATTTTATGATGTAACTGTTGTGGATAGTCGATTATGTGCTGATCAAATTACAGTTGAAATTGATTTAGTTGCTACTTGGCAAGAGTACACTTATTCCACACCAGCTAGTTGTTTTGGATATAATGACGGAACAGTTTCTATTTCTATGGAAGGTGGTTGTGGTGATGTAGACAACAGTTGCGATTTCTATTATGAGTGGAATGGTGGAGCAGCAACTGGTAATAACTTACCTGATGTTGATGAATTACAACAAGGTAATTATTCAGTAACTGTAACGGATGAGTTTGGTTGTGAAGGGGTTTATACACTTACAGTCGATGGTCCTACTCGAGTAGATTTTCAAGTTACTGACTTAGTAAATCAGTCTTGCTTCAGTCCTACAGCATCTTCAGACGATGGTTCTGTAGTTGTTGAAGTCGTAGGTGGAGTCCCCCCTTATGACGTAAGTTGGACTGATATGAATACGATGATTGGCAATAATGCCCAAACTCTAAACTCTTTAACTATTGGCGGATTGACCTCTAGCAATTGGGAAATTCAGATTACTGATGCTTCGGGTTGTGAAGGTATTTTTGACTTAACGTCTTTACATTCTAACCCATTCTTTATAGATAATGGTGTTGAAGTCACTGCTGCAATAAATACTAACGAATTATTTTTAACAGATACAATTAATTGTTATGGTTCAAGTAATGCAATGGCATCAGTTTTAAATTCAAACCCTACGTTTGATTATTCATGGCACATTGAAGGTTCGACTGTGGTTATCGATGAAGGTCCATCTTCCAATACACTCCCAGCAGGAAACATTCAAGTTACGGCGTCTTATCTGCTTGGTCTTTGTAAAGCAACGTCTATTCCAGTCACAATTGTTGAAAGAAATCCATTCACTCTAAATAACTTAAGCACAAACCCATCTTGCTTAGATGATAATGATGGTTCAATATCAATTTCAGTTACTGGAGCCACTCCATTTTTAAATAATAATCAGCTAGAGGATTATAATCACACTTGGTTTCCAAATAATTTAAATGGACTTGGTTTAATAAATGAAAATGGATCACTTGATTATAATATCGCCAACCAAGAAGCAGGGACTTATTATCTTGAAGTGGTAGATAGATACGGTTGTGATACAGTATTTACAATTGAGTTAGCTAACCCTTCTCCTGTAATAGCTAACATAAGTACATCAAATCCAGATTGTCATAATTCAAACGGTGCGCCAAATGGTAATATTACAATAGTTGCTTCTGGTGGGACAACTCCTTATGACACCTATTATATATCAGCATCTAATAGCAACGGATCAGGAGTATTTAACGGTCTTTCTGGAGGAAATTATTCGGTTTATGTTGAAGATGATAATGGTTGTACTTCAATAGTATCTAATGTAATTCTTTCAGAGCCTTCTCCTTTAACTATTGACTTAGTTTCTTTATCAGGTGTTGATTGTGATGGAGATAATTCAGGAGAAATAACTGTCGTAGCTAATGGTGGTACTCAGCCTTATGCAAATTATACACTAACAGGAGCTTCTACTTCTAACAATAATAGTGGTGTTTTTGCCAATTTACCAGCAGGTAA encodes the following:
- a CDS encoding UvrD-helicase domain-containing protein, coding for MLSDFLNELNPSQKQAVQHTEGPLMVIAGAGSGKTRVLTYRIANLISKGIDPFNILALTFTNKAAKEMRERINQLIGSEAQNLWMGTFHSIFSKILRFESDKLNYPQNFTIYDSADSKNLIKSIVKELNIDKDIYKPNVILGRISSLKNNLISYKAYMSDSSLQAEDASRKLNEMAMVYRTYQNRLFTSGSMDFDDLLFNTHILLRDFPETLNKYQNKFKYILVDEYQDTNQVQYMIVKRLAAMNENICVVGDDAQSIYAFRGANIQNILNFKNDYPDFRTVKLEQNYRSTQTIVNAANSVIKHNKNQIKKTVFSKNGVGDIIKVCKTMSDNEEGQIVGQSIFETQMNNQCFFNEFAILYRTNAQSRSLEESLRRRNIPYKIYGGLSFYQRKEVKDLLAYFRLIINPNDEESLKRIINYPARGIGTTTIQKLIVCSRTNKVSIWECIENPFYHPRIGVNNGTLQKLKAFALMMNSFKVQLQEDAFILAESIAKSSTLLKELDKDKTPEGVSRYENVQELLNAIKEFVEKNKKVGEPHTLDYFMQDVALITDQDNDDKDNFNKVTMMTIHAAKGLEFPYVYIVGLEENLFPSQLAVHSREELEEERRLFYVALTRAKKKIQLSYATSRWRWGQLTDCEPSRFLQEIDEEFLDWQFQTKRNYHQTKSNVIPFRDNTKNPFVKANSPKTKFIPKQAPSHLTKANAAMSKVGSENSKNQQLQAGMRVNHERFGQGKILQIEGLSDNKKAIIFFDGLGQKTLLLKFAKLDVIA
- a CDS encoding gliding motility-associated C-terminal domain-containing protein, which produces MKKIPLLFFTLLASFSFAQCSLEIADTTHINCNGDNTGAIGLSVLNAAQPYTVYLSNGAVAVNGDSFSGLLAGTYQLILLDANMCSDTVEIKLKEPSLLTLNLRCESNDLIAEVNGGVKPYMYYWRDLTNAIFSNDSLLSFNPSQLYDFEVIDSKGCQLRDSVSLVVDFSVDKVIGDVPLTIQLTNNSSEGFYQWTFDDGESASDYNPIHEYESVGTYNLSLQLTDEHECVDEKTVVIEVQGFDLSINDWEEMFNAFSPNGDGINDSFSFEENNAISEFSVKIFNRWGSLVYSWTDPNFKWNGLSFDGDNLTQGVYYYYMNATGQDGQLYEKKGSISLFF
- a CDS encoding gliding motility-associated C-terminal domain-containing protein; the protein is MKNIKIYTKALFCFLLLLSSSSKAQQVFISQDFENPATMDWTLNEIVPFLGTVSSVHNTFIVNDVYEGGNVFYDFAVIPIPNTADQGYQPNSNYLHTAAFDAINGNGGLPAVLNSTYIDQVINDIPELICAMTPDYSTIGFEGVDVSYWWYSIWSETEFGTEVYYSLDFGTTWTLIDGPLSADTTWQQSYIDMGNTLDNLPNVRFAFVFSNTLDNQFTNNLLPLQGFGLDDFRLIADCDFELPEDYTVCSGELTTIHADTTWYNSFAWSTGSALDSVSLVINQDTTISILAINEYCTIQDDITIFVQTERADLGLIVNGEVNGVGIPCYGDCNGELQLEVINGTPENDGSYTVQWMDSLMNPINNNVNNSVLNNFTSTLSDICEGKYYVSVLDAICTIPEIDSIIIISNDSISNSFTSDSTSCYNGTDGTAMAHPSGGIAPYTYNWGAFGTQQSIDDLPIGTYTVVVTDSVGCSKDFSVKISQPNQLIVDAFISDQISCYGLSDGELSANVYGGTGDYSFVWSHPNYPWVDDAPYHLQTLSNLPYSVGADDIALNPNYQSYSDPYKITVTDDNGCQSESEIYLIEPSKLELFLTQPTKPAYCNNNLLGYNTGWAQVSASGGTPNANDNYNFVWSVLGQTDEDVLYSSIENMNSGFYDVTVVDSRLCADQITVEIDLVATWQEYTYSTPASCFGYNDGTVSISMEGGCGDVDNSCDFYYEWNGGAATGNNLPDVDELQQGNYSVTVTDEFGCEGVYTLTVDGPTRVDFQVTDLVNQSCFSPTASSDDGSVVVEVVGGVPPYDVSWTDMNTMIGNNAQTLNSLTIGGLTSSNWEIQITDASGCEGIFDLTSLHSNPFFIDNGVEVTAAINTNELFLTDTINCYGSSNAMASVLNSNPTFDYSWHIEGSTVVIDEGPSSNTLPAGNIQVTASYLLGLCKATSIPVTIVERNPFTLNNLSTNPSCLDDNDGSISISVTGATPFLNNNQLEDYNHTWFPNNLNGLGLINENGSLDYNIANQEAGTYYLEVVDRYGCDTVFTIELANPSPVIANISTSNPDCHNSNGAPNGNITIVASGGTTPYDTYYISASNSNGSGVFNGLSGGNYSVYVEDDNGCTSIVSNVILSEPSPLTIDLVSLSGVDCDGDNSGEITVVANGGTQPYANYTLTGASTSNNNSGVFANLPAGNYVVGVEDANNCTKTINETVTSPAPLSNPILAVTNPSCFGSSDGSIDLTVTGGTMPYTFDWSNGENSEDVGFLSSGLISVTVTDENDCEVTASHTLLDPAKVIADWVINTPGANGPYSIVSKPAPFTVEFIDVSQNSDVTLNQWWVNGNNTTSNFYEGFATNSYQYTFTEIGDHEVVLEVTDGICVDTISLVVSVQGIVEFNAFSPNGDNINDNFSFENYGISDLNAIFYNRWGDKIYEMNSPSDTWNGVSMNGLEVPEGVYFYVLNATGEDGTPYNEKGSVTIYR